From Pseudomonas hefeiensis, one genomic window encodes:
- the rep gene encoding DNA helicase Rep, with protein MSRLNPRQQEAVNYVGGPLLVLAGAGSGKTSVITRKIAHLIQNCGIRAQYIVAMTFTNKAAREMKERVGGLLRAGEGRGLTVCTFHNLGLNIIRKEHARLGYKPGFSIFDETDVKALMTDIMQKEYSGDDGVDEIKNMIGAWKNDLILPPQALENARNPKEQTAAIVYAHYQRTLKAFNAVDFDDLILLPVKLFQDHADILEKWQNKVRYLLVDEYQDTNASQYLLVKLLIGIRNQFTVVGDDDQSIYAWRGARPENLMLLKEDYPSLKVVMLEQNYRSTSRILRCANVLISNNPHEFEKQLWSEMGHGDEIRVIRCRNEDAEAERVAMEILSLHLRTDRPYSDFAILYRGNYQAKLIELKLQHHQIPYRLSGGNSFFGRQEVKDLMAYFRLIVNPDDDNAFLRVINVPRREIGSTTLEKLGNYATERKISMYAATDEIGLGEHLDSRFTDRLARFKRFMDKVREQCAGEDPISALRSMVMDIDYENWLRTNSSSDKAADYRMGNVWFLIEALKNTLEKDEDGDMTVEDAIGKLVLRDMLERQQEEEDGAEGVQMMTLHASKGLEFPYVFIMGMEEEILPHRSSIEADTIEEERRLAYVGITRARQTLAFTFAAKRKQYGEVIDCAPSRFLDELPPDDLAWEGNDDTPTEVKAVRGNSALADIRAMLKR; from the coding sequence ATGTCCCGACTCAATCCCCGGCAGCAAGAAGCCGTGAACTATGTCGGCGGCCCTCTTTTGGTGCTCGCCGGTGCAGGCTCCGGCAAGACCAGTGTGATCACCCGCAAGATCGCGCACCTGATCCAGAACTGCGGTATCCGCGCCCAGTACATCGTCGCCATGACCTTCACCAACAAGGCCGCCCGGGAAATGAAGGAACGGGTCGGAGGCCTGCTGCGCGCCGGTGAAGGTCGTGGCCTGACGGTCTGCACTTTCCACAACCTGGGCCTGAACATCATCCGCAAGGAACATGCACGGCTGGGCTACAAGCCGGGTTTCTCGATTTTCGACGAGACCGATGTCAAGGCGCTGATGACCGACATCATGCAAAAGGAATATTCGGGCGACGACGGCGTCGACGAAATCAAGAACATGATCGGCGCCTGGAAAAACGATCTGATCCTGCCGCCCCAAGCCCTGGAAAACGCCCGCAATCCCAAGGAACAGACCGCCGCGATCGTGTACGCCCATTACCAGCGCACGCTCAAGGCGTTCAACGCGGTGGACTTCGACGACCTGATCCTGCTGCCGGTCAAGCTGTTCCAGGACCACGCCGACATCCTCGAAAAATGGCAGAACAAGGTCCGCTACCTGCTGGTGGACGAATACCAGGACACCAACGCCAGCCAGTATTTACTGGTGAAGCTGCTGATCGGCATCCGTAACCAGTTCACCGTGGTGGGCGACGACGACCAGTCGATCTACGCCTGGCGCGGCGCGCGGCCGGAAAACCTGATGTTGCTCAAGGAAGACTACCCGTCGCTCAAAGTGGTGATGCTGGAGCAGAACTACCGCTCCACCAGCCGCATCCTGCGTTGCGCCAACGTACTGATCTCCAACAACCCCCACGAGTTCGAAAAGCAACTGTGGAGCGAGATGGGTCACGGCGACGAGATCCGCGTGATTCGCTGCCGCAACGAAGACGCCGAAGCCGAGCGCGTGGCCATGGAAATCCTCAGCCTGCACCTGCGCACCGACCGGCCGTACAGCGATTTTGCCATCCTGTATCGCGGCAACTACCAGGCCAAGCTGATCGAGCTGAAGTTGCAGCATCACCAGATCCCCTATCGCCTGTCGGGGGGCAACAGCTTCTTCGGCCGCCAGGAAGTGAAGGACCTGATGGCCTATTTCCGCCTGATCGTGAACCCGGACGACGACAACGCCTTCTTGCGGGTGATCAACGTTCCGCGTCGGGAAATCGGCTCGACCACTCTGGAAAAACTTGGCAACTACGCCACCGAGCGCAAAATTTCGATGTACGCCGCCACCGACGAAATCGGCCTGGGCGAGCATCTGGACAGCCGCTTCACCGACCGTTTGGCGCGCTTCAAGCGCTTCATGGACAAGGTGCGCGAACAGTGCGCCGGCGAAGACCCGATCTCGGCGCTGCGCAGCATGGTCATGGACATCGACTACGAGAACTGGCTGCGTACCAACAGCTCCAGCGACAAGGCAGCGGACTACCGCATGGGCAACGTCTGGTTCTTGATCGAGGCGTTGAAAAACACCCTGGAAAAGGACGAAGACGGCGACATGACCGTCGAGGACGCCATCGGCAAACTCGTGCTGCGGGACATGCTTGAACGCCAGCAAGAAGAGGAAGACGGCGCCGAAGGCGTGCAGATGATGACTCTTCACGCCTCCAAGGGTCTGGAATTCCCCTACGTGTTCATCATGGGCATGGAAGAAGAAATCCTGCCCCACCGCTCCAGCATTGAAGCCGACACCATCGAAGAAGAGCGACGCCTGGCCTACGTCGGTATTACCCGCGCCCGTCAGACGTTGGCCTTTACCTTCGCCGCCAAACGCAAGCAATACGGCGAGGTGATCGACTGCGCCCCGAGCCGCTTCCTCGATGAGCTGCCGCCGGACGACCTGGCCTGGGAAGGCAATGACGACACACCGACCGAGGTCAAGGCCGTTCGCGGCAACAGCGCCCTGGCCGATATACGAGCGATGCTCAAGCGTTAG
- a CDS encoding xanthine phosphoribosyltransferase: MEALHQKIREHGIVLSDQVLKVDAFLNHQIDPQLMKLIGDEFAALFKDSGITKIVTIEASGIAPAIMTGLNLGVPVIFARKQHSLTLTENLLSATVYSFTKKTESTVAISPRHLTSSDRVLIIDDFLANGKASQALISIIKQAGATVAGLGIVIEKSFQGGRAELDAQGYRVESLARVQSLAGGVVTFIE, from the coding sequence ATGGAAGCCCTGCACCAGAAAATTCGTGAACACGGCATCGTACTTTCCGACCAGGTTCTGAAAGTCGATGCTTTTCTGAACCATCAGATCGACCCGCAATTGATGAAGCTGATCGGCGACGAATTTGCCGCGCTGTTCAAGGATTCGGGCATCACCAAGATCGTCACCATCGAAGCCTCGGGCATTGCCCCGGCGATCATGACCGGCCTGAATCTGGGCGTTCCGGTGATTTTCGCCCGCAAGCAACACTCCCTGACCCTGACGGAGAACCTGTTGTCCGCGACCGTGTATTCGTTCACCAAAAAGACCGAAAGCACCGTGGCCATCAGTCCGCGCCACCTGACCAGCAGTGACCGGGTGCTGATCATTGATGACTTCCTGGCCAACGGCAAAGCGTCCCAGGCGCTGATCTCCATCATCAAGCAGGCCGGCGCCACCGTGGCCGGCTTGGGGATCGTGATCGAGAAGTCGTTCCAGGGTGGACGTGCGGAGCTGGATGCCCAGGGGTATCGGGTTGAATCCCTGGCCCGCGTGCAATCGCTGGCCGGTGGGGTCGTGACCTTCATCGAATAA
- a CDS encoding acetyl-CoA hydrolase/transferase C-terminal domain-containing protein has protein sequence MVQLCSIEQAVDDVLARLPAHIHLGMPLGLGKPNLFANALYRRIAQLPERRLTIYTALSLGRPNLGDGLQKRFLEPFIERVFGDYPELDYLADLHRDSLPANIHVQQFFLQPGSLLHSASAQQDYVSSNYSHAARDINAAGLNLIAQLVASDPQHPDRLSLSCNPDITLDLLPMIAKRRAAGETILMVGQVHSDLPYMPGDAEVGIDTFDLLIDEKDSHTLFSTPNMPVGFQDHMIGLHASTLVRDGGTLQIGIGSMGDALTAALLARQADNAAYQALLAELNLSQWAQLIEREGGVEPFAKGLYGCSEMFVNGLLVLAEAGIIRRKVYPDEPTQEQANAGTLDEAAQPDGICIHGGFFLGPRSFYQRLRELPQSRRLEFNMTRISYINELYGQERLKRLQRLDARFINTVFTMTLLGAGVADQLEDGRVLSGVGGQYNFVAQGHALEGGRSILLLRSWREAGGEISSNIVWEYGHCTIPRHLRDIVVTEYGIADLRGKTDAAVIEALLNISDSRFQPELIEQAQNAGKLPKDFRLDPRFTDNTSERLHAIEARHPNLFPEYPLGCDFDGVERDLLRALNWLKSKFKLTEMLELGKAALDAPPPSEFPEHLERMQLASPEGLKEELGQRLLLAGLKITAIQ, from the coding sequence ATGGTGCAGTTGTGTTCAATCGAACAGGCGGTGGATGACGTACTCGCGCGCCTGCCAGCGCACATTCATCTGGGGATGCCCTTGGGGTTGGGCAAACCCAATCTGTTCGCCAACGCCCTGTACCGGCGTATCGCGCAATTGCCCGAGCGACGCCTGACCATCTACACGGCCCTGAGCCTGGGCCGACCAAACCTGGGTGATGGGTTGCAGAAGCGTTTTCTCGAACCCTTTATCGAACGGGTCTTTGGCGATTATCCGGAACTGGATTACCTCGCCGATCTGCACCGCGACAGCCTGCCGGCCAACATCCACGTCCAGCAATTTTTCCTGCAACCGGGCAGCCTGTTACACAGCGCGTCGGCCCAGCAGGATTACGTCAGCAGCAACTACAGCCACGCCGCGCGGGACATCAATGCCGCCGGCTTGAACCTGATCGCGCAACTGGTAGCGAGCGATCCGCAGCATCCGGACCGCCTGAGCCTGAGTTGCAATCCGGACATCACCCTCGACCTGTTGCCGATGATCGCCAAGCGGCGTGCGGCGGGGGAGACCATCCTCATGGTGGGCCAGGTGCACAGCGATCTGCCCTACATGCCCGGTGATGCGGAAGTTGGCATCGACACGTTCGACCTGCTGATCGATGAAAAGGACAGCCACACGCTTTTTTCCACGCCGAACATGCCGGTGGGGTTTCAGGATCATATGATCGGCTTGCACGCCAGTACTCTGGTGCGAGACGGCGGTACGTTGCAGATCGGCATCGGCTCAATGGGCGATGCGTTGACGGCGGCGCTGCTGGCGCGTCAAGCCGACAATGCCGCTTATCAGGCGTTGCTGGCGGAGCTGAATCTCAGCCAGTGGGCGCAGTTGATCGAGCGCGAGGGCGGGGTCGAGCCCTTTGCCAAAGGGTTGTACGGCTGCAGCGAAATGTTCGTCAACGGCTTGCTGGTGCTGGCGGAGGCCGGGATCATCCGGCGTAAGGTCTATCCCGACGAGCCGACCCAGGAACAGGCCAATGCCGGCACCCTCGACGAGGCGGCCCAACCCGACGGCATTTGCATCCACGGTGGATTCTTCCTCGGCCCGCGCAGTTTTTACCAGCGCTTGCGCGAGCTGCCCCAGAGTCGGCGCCTCGAATTCAACATGACCCGCATCAGTTACATCAACGAGCTGTACGGCCAGGAACGACTCAAGCGCCTGCAGCGACTCGACGCACGCTTCATCAACACGGTTTTCACCATGACCTTGCTGGGCGCCGGGGTGGCGGATCAACTGGAAGATGGTCGGGTACTCAGCGGCGTGGGCGGGCAGTACAACTTCGTTGCCCAGGGCCATGCGCTTGAGGGTGGACGTTCCATTCTGCTCCTGCGCAGTTGGCGTGAAGCGGGGGGCGAGATCAGTTCGAACATCGTCTGGGAATACGGCCATTGCACCATTCCCCGGCACCTGCGAGACATCGTGGTGACTGAATACGGTATCGCTGACCTGCGAGGCAAGACTGATGCCGCAGTGATCGAGGCGCTGCTGAACATCAGCGACTCACGCTTCCAGCCGGAGCTGATCGAGCAGGCGCAAAATGCCGGCAAGTTGCCGAAGGATTTCCGCCTTGATCCAAGGTTCACTGACAACACCTCGGAGCGCTTGCACGCCATCGAGGCGCGGCATCCGAATCTGTTTCCGGAATACCCCCTGGGTTGCGATTTTGACGGTGTAGAACGGGACCTGCTGCGGGCGCTCAACTGGCTCAAGAGCAAGTTCAAGCTCACCGAAATGCTGGAGCTGGGCAAGGCGGCGCTGGATGCGCCGCCGCCATCGGAATTTCCCGAGCATTTGGAGCGGATGCAGCTGGCGAGCCCTGAAGGGCTGAAAGAAGAGCTGGGCCAGCGCTTGTTGCTCGCCGGTCTCAAGATCACCGCTATCCAATGA